The following coding sequences are from one Odontesthes bonariensis isolate fOdoBon6 chromosome 10, fOdoBon6.hap1, whole genome shotgun sequence window:
- the nkain5 gene encoding sodium/potassium-transporting ATPase subunit beta-1-interacting protein 3 isoform X1, with amino-acid sequence MGCCSGRCVLILLCCVQLITAVERQVFDFLGYQWAPIMINFFHIIVVILGLFGAIQYRSQYVIMYLLWTLLWIGWNVFVSCLYLDLGGLSKDSDILSLGVSSHHSWWKDNGPGCQSGSLPSVGWQDQQNPELTTVLSCWLEYQYIEILHCSVQLLFSLLGLVYACYVVSRLSDEEESFHIIGEFHHPSKPFQLLF; translated from the exons atGGGTTGCTGCTCGGGACGATGCGTGCTGATCCTCCTGTGTTGTGTGCAGTTG ATAACAGCCGTGGAGAGGCAGGTGTTTGACTTCCTGGGCTACCAGTGGGCTCCCATCATGATCAACTTCTTTCACATCATCGTGGTCATCCTGGGCCTGTTTGGTGCCATCCAGTACAGATCACAATATGTTATTATG TACCTGCTGTGGACGTTGTTGTGGATTGGCTGGAATGTCTTTGTGAGCTGTCTCTACCTGGATTTGGGAGGGCTTTCAAAG GACAGTGATATCCTCTCCTTGGGGGTGTCGTCACATCACTCCTGGTGGAAGGACAACGGGCCCGGGTGTCAGAGCGGTAGTCTTCCCTCTGTTGGGTGGCAGGACCAGCAAAACCCAGAGCTGACCACAGTGCTGAGCTGCTGGCTTGAATACCAGTACATAGAAATCCTGCACTGCAGTGTCCAGCTCCTCTTTTCA CTCCTTGGACTCGTCTATGCCTGCTACGTCGTCAGCAGGCTTTCAGATGAAGAAGAGAGCT TTCATATCATTGGTGAATTTCATCATCCATCCAAACCTTTTCAGTTGCTCTTCTAG
- the ythdf1 gene encoding YTH domain-containing family protein 1 isoform X1 produces MMSTASIDPQTSKGQDASKAFPVSVQNGSLHQKDTVHDNDFEPYLTSQTSQNNSYQSMTDPYLSSYYAPSIGFPYPLNEAPWSTGGDPPIPYLTPYAPLSNGDHHFMPDTVFGQPGGLSSSIYPHRFNFFPENPAFSAWGTSGSQGQQTQNSAYGGSYSYPPSSLGGTLVPDGQTGFHSDTLSKAPGMNSLEQGMLGLKIGGDVTGSGSGGKSAGSVIGGGGSVAAAVATGNGGTSVGMPLQKPTSWAAIASKPAKLQQQKIKNKPGVPMIGGALPPPPIKHNMDIDTWDNKGTGTKMAPPTTHHHHHHQHHQQHPPQLHSHVPSLIPPLQQSLQSAQSLVQQMTMQGPPPPPPHSYQNHSSAPTPQNRWVAPRNRNLCYGGGSLDSSGSSNGGGMGCGVMGGGGMPPELGLDSHPVLEKLRAAHSYNPKEFDWNLKNGRVFIIKSYSEDDIHRSIKYSIWCSTEHGNKRLDSAYRGMNSKGPVYLLFSVNGSGHFCGVAEMHSPVDYSTSAGVWAQDKWKGKFDVNWLFVKDVPNSQLRHIRLENNDNKPVTNSRDTQEVPLEKAKQVLKIIAQYKHTTSIFDDFSHYEKKQEEEEVVKKTYEPAAIPSRSRIDQDRQK; encoded by the exons ATGATGTCTACCGCTAGTATTGACCCTCAG ACATCGAAAGGACAAGATGCAAGCAAAG CCTTTCCAGTTTCAGTGCAGAATGGCTCCCTCCACCAGAAGGACACGGTGCATGATAATGACTTTGAGCCCTATCTCACCAGCCAGACCAGCCAG AATAACAGCTATCAGTCCATGACAGACCCTTACTTGTCCAGCTATTATGCCCCCTCTATTGGATTTCCTTACCCTCTCAATGAGGCCCCCTGGTCCACAGGAGGCGACCCACCGATTCCCTACCTGACACCCTATGCCCCACTCAGTAATGGAGACCATCACTTCATGCCTGACACTGTGTTTGGGCAGCCCGGTGGGCTCAGCAGCAGCATTTACCCCCACAGGTTTAACTTTTTCCCAGAGAATCCGGCGTTCTCGGCCTGGGGCACCAGTGGTTCTCAGGGCCAGCAGACTCAGAACTCAGCCTACGGGGGCAGCTACAGCTACCCACCAAGCTCTCTGGGAGGCACATTGGTCCCTGATGGGCAGACAGGTTTCCATAGTGACACCCTGAGCAAGGCTCCAGGCATGAACAGCCTAGAGCAGGGCATGCTAGGCCTAAAAATAGGCGGGGATGTGACAGGAAGCGGCTCAGGTGGGAAGAGTGCAGGCTCCGTGATTGGTGGTGGCGGTAGTGTAGCTGCAGCTGTTGCCACAGGCAACGGTGGCACCTCGGTAGGAATGCCCCTTCAGAAACCTACGTCGTGGGCTGCTATTGCCAGTAAACCCGCCAAGCTGCAGCAACAAAAGATCAAGAACAAACCTGGTGTTCCGATGATTGGAGGagctctgcctcctcctccaaTTAAACACAACATGGACATTGATACATGGGATAATAAAGGGACTGGTACCAAGATGGCCCCTCCCACgacccaccaccaccaccaccaccaacaccaCCAACAGCACCCGCCCCAGCTTCACTCCCACGTCCCCAGTCTCATACCTCCCCTTCAGCAGTCCCTGCAGTCTGCCCAGTCCCTTGTGCAGCAGATGACCATGCAGGGTCCTCCTCCGCCCCCTCCACACTCTTACCAGAACCACAGCTCTGCTCCAACACCTCAAAACCGATGGGTGGCTCCGCGTAATCGCAACCTTTGCTATGGTGGTGGGAGCTTGGACAGCAGTGGCTCCTCAAACGGCGGCGGTATGGGGTGTGGTGTTATGGGGGGAGGGGGCATGCCTCCAGAGCTGGGCTTAGACTCCCATCCTGTGCTGGAGAAACTGCGAGCAGCACACAGCTACAACCCCAAGGAGTTTGACTGGAACCTGAAAAACGGCCGCGTATTCATCATCAAGAGCTACTCCGAGGACGACATCCACCGCTCCATCAAATACTCCATCTGGTGCAGCACGGAGCACGGCAATAAGCGTTTGGACTCAGCCTACAGAGGGATGAACTCTAAAGGTCCCGTGTACTTGTTGTTCAGCGTCAACGGCAGCGGGCATTTCTGCGGCGTGGCGGAGATGCACTCTCCCGTGGACTACAGCACCAGCGCTGGTGTCTGGGCGCAGGACAAGTGGAAGGGCAAGTTTGATGTGAACTGGTTGTTTGTTAAGGACGTGCCTAATAGCCAGCTGCGCCACATCCGCCTGGAAAACAACGACAACAAGCCAGTCACCAACTCGCGTGACACTCAGGAGGTTCCTCTGGAAAAGGCGAAGCAGGTGCTCAAGATTATTGCTCAGTACAAACACACGACCTCCATCTTTGATGACTTCTCCCACTATGagaagaagcaggaggaggaggaggtggtgaaaAAG ACCTACGAGCCTGCCGCAATACCGAGTCGATCCAGAATCGATCAG gatcgCCAGAAGTGA
- the nkain5 gene encoding sodium/potassium-transporting ATPase subunit beta-1-interacting protein 3 isoform X2 gives MGCCSGRCVLILLCCVQLITAVERQVFDFLGYQWAPIMINFFHIIVVILGLFGAIQYRSQYVIMYLLWTLLWIGWNVFVSCLYLDLGGLSKDSDILSLGVSSHHSWWKDNGPGCQSGSLPSVGWQDQQNPELTTVLSCWLEYQYIEILHCSVQLLFSLLGLVYACYVVSRLSDEEESYYK, from the exons atGGGTTGCTGCTCGGGACGATGCGTGCTGATCCTCCTGTGTTGTGTGCAGTTG ATAACAGCCGTGGAGAGGCAGGTGTTTGACTTCCTGGGCTACCAGTGGGCTCCCATCATGATCAACTTCTTTCACATCATCGTGGTCATCCTGGGCCTGTTTGGTGCCATCCAGTACAGATCACAATATGTTATTATG TACCTGCTGTGGACGTTGTTGTGGATTGGCTGGAATGTCTTTGTGAGCTGTCTCTACCTGGATTTGGGAGGGCTTTCAAAG GACAGTGATATCCTCTCCTTGGGGGTGTCGTCACATCACTCCTGGTGGAAGGACAACGGGCCCGGGTGTCAGAGCGGTAGTCTTCCCTCTGTTGGGTGGCAGGACCAGCAAAACCCAGAGCTGACCACAGTGCTGAGCTGCTGGCTTGAATACCAGTACATAGAAATCCTGCACTGCAGTGTCCAGCTCCTCTTTTCA CTCCTTGGACTCGTCTATGCCTGCTACGTCGTCAGCAGGCTTTCAGATGAAGAAGAGAGCT attACAAATAA
- the ythdf1 gene encoding YTH domain-containing family protein 1 isoform X2, whose amino-acid sequence MTDPYLSSYYAPSIGFPYPLNEAPWSTGGDPPIPYLTPYAPLSNGDHHFMPDTVFGQPGGLSSSIYPHRFNFFPENPAFSAWGTSGSQGQQTQNSAYGGSYSYPPSSLGGTLVPDGQTGFHSDTLSKAPGMNSLEQGMLGLKIGGDVTGSGSGGKSAGSVIGGGGSVAAAVATGNGGTSVGMPLQKPTSWAAIASKPAKLQQQKIKNKPGVPMIGGALPPPPIKHNMDIDTWDNKGTGTKMAPPTTHHHHHHQHHQQHPPQLHSHVPSLIPPLQQSLQSAQSLVQQMTMQGPPPPPPHSYQNHSSAPTPQNRWVAPRNRNLCYGGGSLDSSGSSNGGGMGCGVMGGGGMPPELGLDSHPVLEKLRAAHSYNPKEFDWNLKNGRVFIIKSYSEDDIHRSIKYSIWCSTEHGNKRLDSAYRGMNSKGPVYLLFSVNGSGHFCGVAEMHSPVDYSTSAGVWAQDKWKGKFDVNWLFVKDVPNSQLRHIRLENNDNKPVTNSRDTQEVPLEKAKQVLKIIAQYKHTTSIFDDFSHYEKKQEEEEVVKKTYEPAAIPSRSRIDQDRQK is encoded by the exons ATGACAGACCCTTACTTGTCCAGCTATTATGCCCCCTCTATTGGATTTCCTTACCCTCTCAATGAGGCCCCCTGGTCCACAGGAGGCGACCCACCGATTCCCTACCTGACACCCTATGCCCCACTCAGTAATGGAGACCATCACTTCATGCCTGACACTGTGTTTGGGCAGCCCGGTGGGCTCAGCAGCAGCATTTACCCCCACAGGTTTAACTTTTTCCCAGAGAATCCGGCGTTCTCGGCCTGGGGCACCAGTGGTTCTCAGGGCCAGCAGACTCAGAACTCAGCCTACGGGGGCAGCTACAGCTACCCACCAAGCTCTCTGGGAGGCACATTGGTCCCTGATGGGCAGACAGGTTTCCATAGTGACACCCTGAGCAAGGCTCCAGGCATGAACAGCCTAGAGCAGGGCATGCTAGGCCTAAAAATAGGCGGGGATGTGACAGGAAGCGGCTCAGGTGGGAAGAGTGCAGGCTCCGTGATTGGTGGTGGCGGTAGTGTAGCTGCAGCTGTTGCCACAGGCAACGGTGGCACCTCGGTAGGAATGCCCCTTCAGAAACCTACGTCGTGGGCTGCTATTGCCAGTAAACCCGCCAAGCTGCAGCAACAAAAGATCAAGAACAAACCTGGTGTTCCGATGATTGGAGGagctctgcctcctcctccaaTTAAACACAACATGGACATTGATACATGGGATAATAAAGGGACTGGTACCAAGATGGCCCCTCCCACgacccaccaccaccaccaccaccaacaccaCCAACAGCACCCGCCCCAGCTTCACTCCCACGTCCCCAGTCTCATACCTCCCCTTCAGCAGTCCCTGCAGTCTGCCCAGTCCCTTGTGCAGCAGATGACCATGCAGGGTCCTCCTCCGCCCCCTCCACACTCTTACCAGAACCACAGCTCTGCTCCAACACCTCAAAACCGATGGGTGGCTCCGCGTAATCGCAACCTTTGCTATGGTGGTGGGAGCTTGGACAGCAGTGGCTCCTCAAACGGCGGCGGTATGGGGTGTGGTGTTATGGGGGGAGGGGGCATGCCTCCAGAGCTGGGCTTAGACTCCCATCCTGTGCTGGAGAAACTGCGAGCAGCACACAGCTACAACCCCAAGGAGTTTGACTGGAACCTGAAAAACGGCCGCGTATTCATCATCAAGAGCTACTCCGAGGACGACATCCACCGCTCCATCAAATACTCCATCTGGTGCAGCACGGAGCACGGCAATAAGCGTTTGGACTCAGCCTACAGAGGGATGAACTCTAAAGGTCCCGTGTACTTGTTGTTCAGCGTCAACGGCAGCGGGCATTTCTGCGGCGTGGCGGAGATGCACTCTCCCGTGGACTACAGCACCAGCGCTGGTGTCTGGGCGCAGGACAAGTGGAAGGGCAAGTTTGATGTGAACTGGTTGTTTGTTAAGGACGTGCCTAATAGCCAGCTGCGCCACATCCGCCTGGAAAACAACGACAACAAGCCAGTCACCAACTCGCGTGACACTCAGGAGGTTCCTCTGGAAAAGGCGAAGCAGGTGCTCAAGATTATTGCTCAGTACAAACACACGACCTCCATCTTTGATGACTTCTCCCACTATGagaagaagcaggaggaggaggaggtggtgaaaAAG ACCTACGAGCCTGCCGCAATACCGAGTCGATCCAGAATCGATCAG gatcgCCAGAAGTGA